Proteins encoded by one window of Alphaproteobacteria bacterium:
- a CDS encoding tripartite tricarboxylate transporter TctB family protein produces the protein MNRAVANIFGAGVLLVGVAYAWMLTGDFEQDAAKNYPYAVLAFTGVVATLWLFRSIARLRAGRGTGSGEPALGTIGGYAALAGTLLYGGLVVYFGYVVPSVIYLAVAAYFLGGRRWGLIGAIAVLFPLALYTFLVYGFDRPLPF, from the coding sequence ATGAACCGTGCAGTAGCGAATATCTTCGGTGCAGGCGTATTGCTTGTGGGAGTCGCCTATGCATGGATGCTTACCGGTGACTTCGAACAGGACGCCGCAAAGAACTATCCATACGCCGTCCTGGCCTTTACCGGCGTCGTCGCCACTCTCTGGTTGTTCCGCTCCATCGCGCGGTTGCGCGCCGGGCGTGGCACCGGAAGCGGCGAACCAGCGCTTGGGACGATTGGCGGGTATGCCGCGCTGGCCGGTACGCTGCTGTATGGCGGGCTTGTCGTCTACTTCGGCTATGTCGTGCCGTCGGTGATCTATCTGGCTGTCGCGGCGTATTTTCTCGGCGGGCGGCGCTGGGGACTGATCGGCGCGATTGCCGTACTGTTCCCGCTGGCGCTTTACACATTTCTTGTCTACGGATTCGACCGGCCGCTGCCCTTCTGA
- a CDS encoding tripartite tricarboxylate transporter substrate binding protein encodes MKRSIALIGMFCAALAVSGLAPAQAAYPEKPITIIVAYGAGGGTDVGARLAVPFLEKYMPEGTKFVVVNKPGAGGEVGGTAIATAEPDGYTIGFFNLPNMMMKPHERKTHYTVDSYQPIANMVYDIATLATLPNSKYKTLADVVAEAKKRPGEITVSSAGTGSNTHLDVIAFENAAGIDLNHVAFDGGAQSRNALLGGHTELFATALGDSARFHEAGEIRVLGVMSAERSELLPEVPTYKEQGYDVRGGSARGLVGPKGMPMDAVKMIAEAVKKANNDPEMIQKAKDIGLPLSYAGTEEYTKMMHDYNAEIAKIWANTPWK; translated from the coding sequence ATGAAAAGATCAATCGCCTTGATCGGCATGTTCTGTGCCGCGCTTGCCGTATCCGGGCTTGCCCCGGCGCAGGCGGCCTATCCTGAAAAGCCGATTACCATCATCGTCGCCTATGGGGCAGGCGGCGGCACCGATGTCGGCGCGCGCCTGGCGGTGCCGTTTCTTGAAAAATACATGCCGGAAGGCACCAAGTTCGTTGTCGTCAACAAGCCGGGCGCCGGCGGCGAAGTCGGCGGCACGGCGATCGCCACGGCCGAACCGGATGGCTACACCATCGGCTTCTTCAACCTGCCGAACATGATGATGAAGCCGCATGAGCGCAAGACGCATTACACGGTCGACAGTTATCAGCCGATCGCCAACATGGTGTACGATATCGCGACGCTGGCGACGCTGCCGAACAGCAAGTACAAGACGCTGGCGGATGTCGTGGCGGAAGCCAAGAAGCGCCCCGGCGAAATCACCGTTTCCTCCGCCGGAACAGGATCGAACACGCATCTCGACGTGATTGCATTCGAGAATGCGGCCGGCATCGATCTGAACCACGTCGCTTTCGATGGTGGCGCACAGTCGCGGAATGCGCTGCTGGGCGGACACACGGAACTGTTCGCGACAGCGCTGGGCGATTCCGCGCGGTTCCATGAGGCAGGCGAAATCCGCGTGCTCGGCGTCATGAGCGCGGAACGGTCCGAACTCCTGCCGGAAGTCCCGACCTACAAGGAGCAGGGCTATGACGTACGCGGCGGCTCCGCGCGCGGCCTCGTCGGTCCGAAAGGCATGCCGATGGACGCGGTGAAAATGATCGCGGAAGCGGTCAAGAAGGCCAATAACGATCCCGAAATGATCCAGAAGGCCAAGGACATCGGTCTGCCGCTCAGCTACGCGGGAACCGAGGAATACACAAAGATGATGCACGATTATAATGCCGAGATCGCCAAGATCTGGGCCAATACACCCTGGAAATAG